A window of Belonocnema kinseyi isolate 2016_QV_RU_SX_M_011 chromosome 10, B_treatae_v1, whole genome shotgun sequence genomic DNA:
tttaagaaggagcCGAAGGGGGacccagtggggtctttaagggtactttgtagaggctcctttcggtcccttcggtccaccagggaggTTCACTTCTTTCTCACTGTGCGTATAAGGTCCGCAACATTGGGTAGATTTGGTCAAATTCAATGTAAAACAGAGCCCCATTATAAAATATGGCTCCACTCGAGATTTCTAACATTTGATAGGTATATTGTTTCTTTGCtaaatttaacgaatttcaaggaatttaaatagAAGTCATATAAATTCTAGTGAGTTTAAgtgattttatttgaattcatatgagtttagggtgatttttaaaacaattattattatgagatattgttttaaaaaatgaactaaaatttcaTAAGTGAATATAACATTGgtaaatattagctattacttaACAGGAAGAAGAAATATCCAATATAATAAGTACATCGGCAGACTCTTCAGATCAGCTTACAGAGTACAACGAGGATCTTCGCAACAAGGAAAAAGAACTGGACGTATCACGAGACAAAATATTTAGCTTAGAAAAGTCATTATCCGCAACAGAAGCGAAATTACAAGCCTTTGATCAGAATCTAGTTAAAACTTATTCACTTGTCGAGAAGCTGaaagcaaaaaacaaaattgtaaactCCCAAATGGAAGTTGAAAAGAACGAACTACAGTCTCTATCAGGTCAGCTTATTGAgttcaaaaaaagagaaaaagagcaTCTCGAGgtcattaagaaaaatgaaaacgtTGAAAAAACTTTAATACAGAAAGCTACTGAACTGAATCAATTAGCAGAAGCATTAAAGAAAGCTGAGCAAGATGACGCTCAACTGAATGAAAAAATGATCACCTTAGATAATCAATACAGATATGAGAAGCTGCAGCTTAAAAAGTCCGCTGACGAGGTAGAATTAAGGCTCGTGGCCTCTGAAGAAAGATTAAAGGTCGTAGAATCCATGAAAAATCAACTAGAAGTggaacaaaatataaacaaagaAGCTATCAAAGAATTACATGAGAAACTGGATTTGGAAGGAAATTCACGATCTCGTATTGAAGCCGAAATTGAAGCAAAACAGTTTAAAATCGATCAGATGGATAATCAGATTACAGAATTGCGGAAAGAAAAAGATGGGATAAATGCATCATTCAAAGCAGCTAACTTGAAGTATGGTGAGACTCTCACTGAGTTGATACTATTGAAATCGACCTATTCGAATACCACTTCAGAAACTTCGCTAGAACTTGCTAacgtaaaaaaacaactaataaaTGCTGAATCTGTTAAGGATCAACTAGAAAATTCGCTCAGTGAATTGAACGCTGCAGTAAATGAATCAAGAAATCAGTTAACTACAGTTACACAAAATGCAAAACTAATAGAGGATAAATTACGGGAAACCGAAATTGTAGTTGAGGGAAAGAACGCGCAAATTTTGAAGCTAGAAAAAGCTGTTGAAGGTttgaaagaagagaaaaaatCAACGAAACAAGAACTTTCCGGTTTGCAACAAAACTTGAGTTCAAAAGAGCAAGAAGTAATAAATGAAGTTTCTGCATTGAAGGATATTCAAAAAACGTCGGAGGAGAAATTCACAAGTAATCAAGTGGAGCTGAAAGCAAAACAAGATCTTGTAAAGGAACTGGAGTGTACAATCAAACAGATGAAAAAATCGAAGGAGTCTGCTCATATTTCGAATGCTGCTTTCGGATCAgaaatcaaacaaaaatcttCGGAGATGGAAGCAAGCCTTCGAAAGAACAATGAGTTACAAGAGAGTAAGGAGCTGCTCGAAGCACTAgtagaaaagcaaaaaaatgaattgaatttaatGGAAACTCTCGTTGCTGATCTGCAAACGAAACTTACTTCGTTGGAAGCATCACAAACTCAAAAGTCAAAATTAGATCAAGATctaaaaaataaggaaatcaaAACGAAACAAAGTGAGATAGACGAAGTAAGAAAAGAGAATAAGAACATGCAAACGGCGAAAAACAATCTCGAGAAGATCCTGATGGAAACAGAGGAAAAGTTGGAAGTTTTGTCAAATTCAGTGGAATCCAAAGAGAAAGAGACAGATAAAAATGCACAGAACCTGGTAGAAAAGGTGAACTTAATATGTCAAGAATGCTCGCATCTGAAGGAATCTCGAAGTCGTTTGTAAGTAAAAAGTTAtgttttgaatcaaatttaaaaattagcattGTCTTGAGATATGTAACGCAAAATAAAACTGTGAAATATAAAACCAAACTGGACatcactttttattgaaaattgtaatattttgttgttacagagaacaagaaaataaacaaCTTATGGACAAATatgctaaatccaccgaaagttTGCATCTAATGAATGTAAGCGCGAAAAATAAGGGCAACGTGAGTATTAACATAACTTTTAAAATGACATTGGCAACAATGAACAGCTGAGTGCAAGCACAATGCTGTACtcatttttaagaactttatttttttactacGTGGCCGCTATACCGGGAAACCAGGAATTGACCGGGAACTTTTTCAgactaccctaccgatagaaatctctgagtatattctaaagattctctagggtcagagaagctcagagaaattctccacagACATTTAGGTAGATAtagcttttttaaatgttttaaaggctttaaaatgtcctttccgaaatagAAAtaggatcataaataacaaacagagaggctatatcaatagaatAGCTGACACTCAAGGGgtgaatactcagagatttctatcggtagggtaaaGCCAATTTCCGTTCTTCCCAAAGTGTTgtcggtccatttctatatgtcgatgcacTTTTCCAAACACTTCAAAGCCCACTAAATTGATATCACATGAAATTATGACAAGATcaatttgtaaaatcttcaagTATGAAATCATTCAATTCGGAAAATGTAAaggaataatcattttaaatctgttgaatattaaacaattttcaaattaagatgttaaaaatttcaacctttcaaaattgtaatagttCAAGTCAATTGAGAACTTCGGATTGAagctttataaattattaaaaattttcgaataatttttaattagtagaTTCATAACCACAACCAAACCAAAATAGgaagtgttcaaaattaaattatcataaattgtgGAATTTGAAAATCATATAAATCCTAATTTGACCATCATGGttcgttataaacaatttaaatttaaatatttaaactttaaaggattCAAGTATGAAATTTTTCAGCATGATCATaataatttaacgaaagcatGTCCATTCACTTTGAATATAACTTGGTATCAGGtacataaaattctaatttttattatcttcaaaattttcgaattttggagGTTTTGAATGTTTCATCTTGagataatgtttaattttaaagattaaaaaaattaatcatacttAAATCAAAAAGCTTCCATTTATACCTAACATATGATACattattgagtattctaatattacgacACACTCGGTCGGCAACGTCAAAATCTATAAGGCTattaccacttggtggactgtaAAGCATTGTTTATACAGGagtttgacgaaaattaattaatttaggcgaaatttagttgaaaatcgtgatatagctttgctttAAAGGgagaaaagccatttctttaattatttttgagaatttggaAAGAGTGCAATTAGGCAGTTCACTACGATAAATTATATATTGCCGTAATttaggttataacctcaattgtcggcgacttatgtcataatacatttcgataataagtgattttaagtatGTAGTTTCATATCAAAAGAGATACAGCCAAGAGACTTCAAAggattaaattcttttaagtgATCTTAGGAAACCTgaagagatttttaatgattcaaagaatttgaagggatttcaaaagaaatgcagaaaaattgaatgattttcaaagattttttaaagaatagaaaaagttttaaggatttgcaagatatttgataaaatttttaatcaatttaagtgattttaaatcatttcaaacgagttactgaaaatttattcaaaaagatttaaataaatttgaagagatttcaagggttgtacattttttaaaatattttagggaatttaagaaacctcaaaggatttaaattaatttacttaatttaaaaatatttcaattgattttaaagaaggtgaagagggattaaaaaaaaaatcggaggagtttaagaattttcaagaaatcttacaggatttctaaaaattcaagtgatttaaagaaattactatAGGGATTTGACGGAATTtagaaatttccttttaaaggatttaaaaataattacaaaagtttGACGAATTTACAAgacatttctaataattttaagacagtgttagtgattttaaagaatgccaAGTGAGCTattgaatgttatttaaaaagattttaatgaattttaagagatttctaaggatttaaacaaatttaaagatttgaaggattttcaacagattttaagcaatttaagaaaaattaaaggattttaagagattttaattcacTTTAGTCAGttacgaaagatttcaaattattttagaaaagttgaaaggattttaaaaatattcagaggaatttgaagatttttaagaattcttacaggatttctgaaaatttaagtgattttaaggaattactagagACTTGacgatattttaaagttttttttttaaggattcagaaataattcaaaaggttttaaggatttacaataaattttatgagattttaaaacagGTTTAGTGATTAGAGAATGTCAAGCGAGTAAATGACAagtaacttaaaaagatttcaaaggatttgaaaaaattaaatttgagagatgtttcaagagattatttaaaggaatttaaggaaatttaaaggattttaagatatttttaaaaaatgcagaggaatttgtggattttcgggaaatcttacaggatttctaagaatccaattttaagaaattactatGGACCTTGAAGTTTCTTTttggaggatttaaaaaaaaaaattcaaaaaggtgtcaggatttaaaagagattttataagattttaagacagttttaatgattttaaagactgTCAAACGAActattgaatgttttttaaaaagattttaattaccaACGCACTaccaaaattctaaaatgtttacCGCCAACTATCACAACATTACAACTTAACCTGAATcacggaaaattatattttttctttgtggATTGCCCAAAGCGCATACTTcccaaattgccaacaataattaaataaatgacttttctatcgaaaaagaaaaGCCATATCACAATTCTTCAATTACTTtcggctaaaaaaattaattttagtcaaaatccTATATAATCAATGCTTTTCAGTCCATCAAGTGGTAAAACCTAATAGATTTTCACGTTACCGATCGAGTGTGACGTAATGTTAGAACACTCAATGGGGGATCAAAACGTGTAACCTTAAATTTAACTTTGActgctttaattttcagttttaataacagaaaaaatgTGTGCAACCGAAAAATGACCGGGAACTTTGttcgtacactcgtttagtgtcctaaactaaaggtcaagttcgttagtcaactattttggataaaaattataaaaatgggcacatgttgaatattttcgagaccacttttttaaaaattcaaaaattctctgtacggttattcgtagtattcaaaaagtcgaacaatttttggaattttcttgaaaaatcaaaaattcaaattttgacagcatacaaaatgatggaaaatccaaaacttgcattttttcattcaacaatttaacagtatttaaaagattctcaaatatataaatgcatttNNNNNNNNNNNNNNNNNNNNNNNNNNNNNNNNNNNNNNNNNNNNNNNNNNNNNNNNNNNNNNNNNNNNNNNNNNNNNNNNNNNNNNNNNNNNNNNNNNNNggagctcttcttaatattttgacaccaaaatcatgtcgatacaccttaccgactgcgagtaaagccacccacgctttaacttgacagactgtatatacataatttagaagttaagaaACGGTAAGGCTGCTTAATATACCGTATGAGTcaagtttttatcataaaaataacattttaaatgagcaaattcagtttgttttaataccaatgcaagttatgaattataataatatacatttatgggaattatataaaatctcagagacaaactcgagtgcgaagtacgatATACGTGACGAGAATGTGCTCGTTAAGGCCATCCTGAAAACCAGTACGAAATACAACTAGCTGTTTAAAGTACAAGCGCGTTGTTATTAGATTAGCTGCTAAATAATTCAATTCGTTTTAGTATTACAAGAATCGCTTTATGTACTTCAGGTCGAAATGAATGCAAATACTATTTCGATTCAAGCAGCAGGCGAGGCAAAAGAGAATACAAGTAAGCAATACTTTAGAgccattatattattaattgtattaattgaaaataatgtatgtAGTTGAAGGACCCAGACTTTGAggtctgaaaaaaaataataaaggcactgacatttataatttttttagtgagtCCAGAATCAGATTACAAGAAActtttggaagaaaatgaaaTGGTCAAAGGTCAAATTGATTTCTTGAACTCTGTAATAGTAGATATGCAGCGAAAGAATGAAACTTTACTATGCAAAATTGAACTTCTAGAATTGGGAATGCCAGTCAATGAGGCCGATGACTATAATcggtaacttttttctttttagatattcgtaaattttatagtttaaaaaacagCTAATTGAAGAATGTTATTTCTTATGTAGAAGTACCTTGGAAAAAAGACACGCTCCTCCTCGAATGTTTTGTGACATTTGTGACCAGTTTGATTTACATGAAACTGAAGATTGTCCTCGTCAATCTCAAGAATATCAACCAGAGCCGAAAATTTCGAGACCTGAAAAGAAACCCCGAGTCGAGAGAGCGTATTGCGAAAATTGTGAAGGTGagttttcagatattttattaaataaaaggcgtggctgaataaaattaaatttttttatattgattatgATAATCCGGGTCCCATGagcattttaagatgaaaattagaaTAATCGGTCGGGCGctattcgaaaaaaattcgtCCATGGGTCCTAAACTGCGGCTAAGTGCTGGAAGACGCGGATCTctgacatgcgcagtagtgattcctgGGCATTTTAAAATGATGTgagcatatttttgaaattggaaatacaCAGGAATCAGTACTGCGCATTCCAGAGATATCCGCGCATTTAACAACAACTACAATTCTAAGGTTTTACGAATGAAtcagaatttaaagtttttttggttaagaaaaatgCAAATGTGTTTTTAAGTatagaatgcatttttaaacgatGCATGATATCGCAAAAGgtatttttattgaacttttataGACATGCAAACTTCGatctaaatctaaaaattggcaaaaagtaagtgtgaaattttttataaaatcgacatgtaatattttcagaaaaattgctaccattttgttaatttagaaaccttttttaaatttgttgtgaattttaaaagaggaaaaataaacGCTATGGAACAAAAAAGATAGTTATTTCAATTATGCCAAAAGTGATTGAGATTTAAGGAAAAAACTTAGGGTTTTTTGAAAAGCAaggcacaaaattcaaatacgcatcacttagaattttttgcaaattagaaaaaatattcgtCGCCTAATTTCCTATAAAGAACAAACCGTATAAATTAatcagtcatattttttatagaagtGCCCgactaattattttcatttccttctttatatttaaatggatagcatattataaaattttttatgttgcaCTTTTCAACAGCTTTTGGTCATATAGTAGAATTAATATCCCACAGTCGGTTTAGGCGATTCCTTTCTTTTTGCCTAGTAATAACGCTtcatagtttcaattttttcgtgCTAATATCTGCGTCCAGTTTCGTAGATGGCCTTGGACTTAAATTGGAAGTCTCTAAAATTAAAGAAGTCAGGGCCGTctgaaaaaactttaatcaactttttcacaaaaatatatttttgcaccTGGCGCAGGTGTTTTCTCAAGAATGGCTAAATTGATAGACATTGATCATGTTACAATGTGGATTCTAATCtataatttttccttatttatagctagaaaaaacgtgtttttttattactattgcAAAAAACGCCGCCACTTtgttaatttacatttaaaacttgAGATACGGGCCGTAACGAGGGTGTCACAGATTGAGAATATTTTTCGCTTTTCTGTTTCTGATATCCAGGAGGGCCGAAATTACCTGCGCCAGcagtttcaaatgtttttgataGGTGTAAAAGCAcctttatatataaatattttgcagtgacaaaaaaatgtttttctattgcCCTAGGACATACTTTTCAAGGAAACAAAAGTTTGCCTCATTATATGCAATAGTTTTCAcaccaaaaatggttaaaaatgtgcTTATTTTTACGCGTGTGCATCAGAATACCCCTTTAAGTTAATCTATATGTAAACTTGGTTCAGGTCAAACAAGCATAATGATACaaggaattttgtttaatttttataattgtacatgactaatatattttgtaattttgtagttTTTGGACATGATACCCAATCATGCGACGATGCTGAAACATTCTAATGCTTCCTGCAGTCTGTTACACGTACTACTCTTGCCAAAAGGAGAAACGAAagaataattgttcatttttcagaGTATATTTTTCTACGCATAACGATTCAGGCTAATGTTCATTTTCCTAGAATGATtttagttttgattgaaaaaccgGCGGCTTCACAAACTTTTCAAGTAAGGTTTTGTAAAGATACACTGCCTGTTACACTGTTTTTGatcacctcttttttatgactgattaagttttccttattttaattatgtcagagctaaaaagtttattttcaaagcgTTGAATCATGTCAAAATTCGGTATAAAATGAACCCATAATAAAGccaattcgtctattttttaattagatattgaaagaatagtgtatatttcaaagtattcttaaatgttcaataacttccgaaataatcaactcTATGATTATATGTACCATATATTTTACTAAAACGTTTTTGTTACCAACAAGAATATAGCAATCAtagggatgctcttaagacgTATAAtttcagtacgaaagatgtccggAGAACGTCCTGTGTTTTtaagacgtcttagagacgttgatttgACTGACATTAGACATCCAAGGAACATCCCAAGAACGTTCTTAGTATTTTCATggttttgtgtccactgggtataCAATAAATGTTTGATTCAATCCAGCACGTGTGTAAAATTAACTTAAACCGATATACAATAGAAACTTAGCAATTGGAAGATTGTAGTAGATACTCTGCACATTGTAATTATGTATATGTTTTCTCATACGGTTTAACCGATAccccatatttattattttaatcatgtGCGTCGTTAAGCGCTTCCAAAGTTGAATTGTTGAGTACTTTGAATAAAGATTCATCGAAACTGTAACTTGGATTTTTCACATGATATGAATATCATTTGAAGATGTAACTAATAATATAATGTAGATAAAAGATAATTTAGTGTTAGGtaaaaagtacatttaaaaaaaattaatttattgtaggTAAAAACTTACTTTACACTTGCATTCACAGACTCTCAATATTTTAGTTATTCTGTAAATAAGACATTAATCTAATACTACTGGTTAATCTAatccttctttcttttcttttatcgCTTCCTGAAACAATGAAATTAGggtataattttaaatgcaaataaaattaCTACGAATGTGCAATATTACGTACTTTGAAACGTTCTTCGAAGAGTGATAGCTCGGCGATTAAATCGGTGATGGCGTGCATAAAGGCATCGTGTGGTGTATAATCTGAAGTCGTCTGTATCCTGATGACAAACTTGTGCTCCAAGGGATGTGGTACTTTGTATCCGGCAAACAACACTTGGGGATCTTTCAAGAGTTGGCtaaattaggaatatttttggatttttattataCTGATGTGATGGTTTTCATTACAAAAGCAGTAGAAAGTagataacagtttttttattttgtcattgAAAGTGACATTTGCAGGTTTTTGTATGGTCATGTTTGCAATTGAtgcataaaataaatcaatatacgagatttaaaacatgaaaaacaacatttatcttttgagaatattttttttggcttgaaaattatatttcgatGCCCCATCGAAATATGGGACCCAGGTCCCATGCTTATACACAGGACCTGAAATTAAACACCGACCAAATGCGCCGTGAAACAGTATAGAATAAAAGGGTAGATTTTCCTATATGTGTATGACCATATCCGTAATCAGTACATCAGAACACATTGATATACGCTTTTCTGTACTTTACTTCTGACAACAAAAAACACAaagaatgtattttaatttatcaaggcCATATTCGCGAGCAGTGTAGCTGTGCAGAttgcacttaaaatttattttcataatttatacatAGTATCTGGGGCTCTATTCTCCAGTTCATTCGAAACTTTCCGTATACGTAAAGTTTCGAATGGTAACTTACGTATACGAGAAGGAAGTCATATTCTCGAACACTCCTCGATTTGGCTATTACagttagggtaccttttcacggatgcctgtattgaattaatatttttcatatgattCATTTCTACCCACTATGttggtttatggaaaatttgattggttgataacctagatacgaacacgatgtgtcaaattaattccaCACTGAGAGACTTTCAAGGTATGGGATACTCTGGAAGTTTATGTGGCGCTCTGAATCGCGGTGTTAGGAGCTATACTTCGCATCGGAGTAGGAGTTACTCCGATCAGAGTAAGCCCAGCGCCGAGTCGGTACATGAGCAGTGCCATCTAGTCGGCGTGTCACATGCTCTTTCAAATGAGAGTAGTCGTTACTCACTAAAGCTGCGTGCAAATGTTTGCGCGTCTCAACTGTTGTTTCCTTGAAAAAAGGAAACAGTTACTGTGTGGTTCTTCGCTATGTGTTATGATTGGAatttggaatatcattttttttgtatcgacaataaatattttactacagTAAAATACATTGACGCTGTATTCACTTGTTAAGCATGATCTTTTGAACTTTTCcccaaattatttaacttttatttaatactaattaattaataatcacaaATATCCATATACATTATAACATGTTATTAATAAACGAgttataattaaattgataaaaacagAGAAACGTGACATGCGCTTTAGCTTTATATACGCACGCTCGCGATTAAGAAGTTGCGATTGTACTCTGCTCTGAGTATCGGAGTACCCACTACTCCGACCAGTCGGCGTATCAAGAGCACGCATTATATGAGCATACCTAGTTCATTTTCGGGGCACTGACTACGCGAAACGGAAGGCGCTTCGGTCGCACTGATGGCGGTATATGTGTTACACTGAAAGTCTCTCAGtgcacgattaattcaaaaccgGTCCCGCGAAAAAGTACCCTTATTCGTATACAAATATACTTAACAGCGTTGCCACATTTAACTCGCAGCAAAGTCCTAGTGCTTTACTAGTGACAAACAATTTGAGCCAATGAAATCATTTGTAGAGCCGTGTGTGAAATGCGCCAAACATGtggatggtttaaaaattgaatgcttaGGCTGTTAGAACATGATGGTGGGTGCACTTATTACagatatattaattataagattaaaaGTGAAATTGAGGTTAGGTAGATAAATAAAACTctagatttttacattctcgtcatttacgattgagaaagtattagaattatccaaaatttgacaccactgtttttcaacggatctccacgtttcgagacccctgaatccgaaaataaggtttttacgatggcgtctatcTGTCTGCCCGTCCGACCGTAAACACGAtcactctcgaaaaaatgaacgcatcaaatccatctttggcacacttctttttagatcctaaaagaaaggaagagttcgttaaccagccatttttgataaaaaattgaagaagtgagcgcattttggaaatttttgagaccactttttttctgaatttaaaaattctatgtacccatatttatagtattaaaaaggacagaatatttatcctaatgactctttttgataaaaagaaaatacccagagttatagtattttcaaaaatttttaaatcaatcgaaaatcaaaattttaagccaaaaaacgcacgatgtgaaaaaaatcaagagaagaaaaacattgctttttgaaagccctacaagattatcataacaaatttttgtattttcttcgaaaatcgaaaatttgattgcacaaaaaaataatgaaaaatcagaaattccattttaattcaactgaaccagtttacaaatttctgtcaaaaatagagcgcgcagcgcgagtgtcacgatgagaatgtataccccctgaatccgaaaaacagatttttacgaatgtgtctttctgtacgtctgtctgtgaaaacgataacttttgaaaaaatcaatctagcagattgccctttggtacattcttttagtgtcctaaattaaaggtcaagttcgttaaccagccattttgaataaaaatgcaaaaagtggacacattttgaatatttttgagaccccgtttttcaaaattcaaaagttctctgtatggttattcatagtctTCAAAAAGCTGAACAATTTAGCCTAATGacttttcccaaaaaataaaaaattaccagagttaccatttacaacattccaaaaaacacacgaaaatgaacattttatgccaaataacacacgatatgaaaaaaagccaagagaagaaaaatgtggctttttgaatgctctacgacattatcataacaactttttgcattttcttggaaaatccaaaattacaattttgacagcatacaaaataatgaaaaatccaaaaattacgtttttcgaccaaactgtgcaaaatacggtaaaagataaattaaaaaaaagtgtgattttgaaaaagatctacaaatttgttatcaaccactttttgataggatgcgtagttttggctttaatcataaaagacgtcattaacagtaaaaaaaatgtgcgtgggcactttcttaccacaaattttgtcttttaatttctttttcgcctcgtgtgtggggtttccaagaatttaacttttcatgcttttgatgctatttttttatgatttaaagtaaaaacagaactatcaacaaattattagtgaca
This region includes:
- the LOC117181917 gene encoding DNA-directed RNA polymerase II subunit RPB11, translating into MNAPPTFESFLLYEGEKKIIKEQDTKVPNAAIFTINKEDHTLGNMIRNQLLKDPQVLFAGYKVPHPLEHKFVIRIQTTSDYTPHDAFMHAITDLIAELSLFEERFKEAIKEKKEGLD